ATCGACAAGGCCAGCGGGTCGCCGAAGATGTGATCCTCGGAATTGATGATCGCCCGGCCCGAGATGGCGTGCCGGGCGATGATCGGCATGAACTTGCTCTTGATCAGATCGACCACGCGAATGAACAGCTCGGTATGTTCGAGTTCATAGCTGTCGAGCCGGCGGACCAATTCTTGCCGCGCGTGCAGGCTGATCTCATCGGCCAGCGGGATCGGCGTCAGCCGGTCGTAAGTCCGGGCTTCGAGTTCCAGCGAGCTTTGATACTGCAATTCCTTGAGGATGTTCGCTTCGACATCGTCGATTGAGCCTTCGGCGTTGACAAAGTGGTAATGGTATAAGTCCTTCAACGACTGCAGCGCGTCCCAGGTCTGTTCCTTGAACACCCGGTAACGGCGTCGCGCTGCTTCCTCGCTGAGGTCGGTGGTCCGCAACTCGATCAAATGGCCGACGCCGGTCTCTTGGACCTCTTTGTTGTGCGCGGCAATCTGGGCGCCGCGGCTGAGTTGGCGCTGGATGCTCGTCGACTCGTAAACGAACAACACCATGGCGTGGATCGTCGGCCGGCGGAAGTGAATGGCCAGCGGCGTGCTCTCGTATTCGTTGTGCAACTGGTCGATCTTGTCGACCAGCAGTTTCAAGCATTCGACCTGCACTCGGGTGCGCGGAAAACCATCCAACAGCACCCCGTCCCGATAACGCGGCTGCAACAGCCGGCGCAGCAAGATGCCGACGACTTCCTTATCACCGACCATGCCGCCAGCGTCTTTAATACGTTGAGCCTCGGGCGTGTCGAGCAGATCGCTAATCACGATCACCTGATCGGTCAGTCCGCGGGCCTGCATGATGAACCGGGTGTTCGTCCCCTTGCCCGAGCCAGGGGCGCCGCCGAGCAGAATGATTTCCTTGGGGAACCGCAGACTCTCGTGGCCGACTTCTTCTTCGAGCGTCTCCCAGACCGAATTGAAAATCAGGTGCGCGTCCTTGATTTCCAAGTCTTGCACCGTGCGATCGGGCTCTTTGGGATACGTCATGTTCGGCTTTCTCGAAAGTCGGTCTGCGGTACAGTTCGTCGGTCAGATTGCTCGCCGGCTCGTCATGCCACGAATGAGGCGGTCCCGCCCAGGAAGGTGTTCGTCGAGCGGCCGTCAGTGATTACTGTTTCGTAACCTGGGGCAACAACGGTGGAGTCTACCCGGGGGGCGAAAGATTGACAAACGGCGAGCATGGCCGAGGGAAGCGCGAGCGCGCCCCTGAGCACACGCCCAGGGGTTTCATCCCCTGGGTTCCAACGCCGTAGCTGCGCGAGATGAACCGAGGGAGCGAGCCCCTTGGGCCTATGGGCACGCGCGCGGTGACTCCATCTTGGCCGCGCTAGGCACCCGGCACCGAGCCCGTCAAGCCAACGAACAGCAGCGACGACAACACCCAGCCCGCCATGATGTGAAACCACATATACACGCGCAACAACCCGCCGGTCGTCACCACGATTGGTCCCAGCGACCATTGTGCGCCGCGATTGGCCGCCGGCAGCCAGAACTCGGCCTGGTCCAAGTTGATCAACGGCGTGAACGTGTCGAGCGAATACATGAACGGCGCCAATTGCGGATAGTTCGGGTTCAATTCCGGCTTCCCGTTGGCGCCGGCGATGTACCCTTCGGCCTTGGACGGCGCGAGCAGTCCGTAGGAGTGCCCCATGCCGAACAAGATCGCCCCCACGATCACGACCGCCAGGCTCAACCAGAACGCCCGCCAAGGCCGATAGCCATAGCCGATCAACGGGCCGAACATGCGATACCAAGGCCACTGGGACCAGGCTAGATCCGTATTCCGAGACCGATCGACTTCCTTGGCGTATTGCACGCGCTTGGCGTCCCCTTCTTGCCCGTCTTTGCGCAGCACGGCGGCCAACTGTTCATAAGGCTGCGGGCGGAAGGGACGCGGCGGTTGCAAACGGAGCCAGGCGACCCAAGTCTCGGCGCCAAACGTCTGTTGATCGTCGATGACTTCGTAGATCAAACCTGACAGAAAGAGTTTTCCCGTGGCGGGCCAGCTTTCGCGCCCGAACCATAACGTCCCCACATGCGCCGAGCGCAGGTCGAGCGACGTGTCCTGCGGGCGCGCGACATTGCGCCAGACGAAGAAGCCGGCAATCGTCGTCGACGGCAGCGACACACGCCCCTGCGGCGCGAAGCCATCGCTAAGAAAGACGTTTCCTTCGACCTTCATACGGTCGGCGGTCAGCGCGTTCTTGCCGGGGTTGACGAACTGGCCGGCTTCGCAGCTTAGATTGCCGCCGATCTCCGCGCCGAGCAATCGTACGTTTCCTTCAGCCAGGAACCGCTGGTTCAATAGCACGCTCCCTTCGATCTTGGCGCTGTCCAGCGCCAGGGCCTCGCCTTCGCCGCCGACGAAGGTTCCTCCTTCGCAATCGACGTTGCCGCCGATCCGCGCGCCGATCAGCCGCACGCGACCGTTCACTTTGCAACCGGCCCGCAGAATGACCGAGGCTTCGATCTTGGCGCCATCGGCGGTAATACGACCGACGTGGCTCCCGGAAAGGTTCAGCGCGTGAATCTCGGCCCCCAACAGATTGACCCCCGCCGGCAGCGCGCAGCGATCGAAGTACAGAGCAAAGACAATGTTGGCGGCTTGCAGATCGATGCGCCCGTCGATGCGCACGCCCTTCAGACCGATACCGCGGTGCGTGACAAAGCGGGTCGCGTCGGGATCAGTTGCCAGCCAGACAATCCGATCGGCCGCGACGACGCGTTCCTTGGGCCAGCGCTCGGCCAAGGCCGGATCGTTCTCCGGCGCGTGGGGAGAACTGAAGTCGGGAAACTTCCCCTCGGCCACAGCGCGGAACATCCGCACCTCGGCCTCGGTCAGCGCCCCGAACCGCTTCATAGCCAATTGCAACAGTTGATCACTCATGACGCGTCTTGCCCCCGAGAATCCACGCGACACCAGAGCCCAATCGTAATCGAAGCTTTGGCCGCAAGCAGCGCACGGCGTCAATTTGTCGCGAAAACCGGGCCTTTTTCCTCGACTGGCCCCAGTGCCATGCCTGTGGTATACTTCCACGAGTTCTTTCCTCTGGCTATTGGCCGTTGGATTGCTGCCAGGTCCAATGGCCCTCTGAGAACGCAAGTCGCGTTCATCGCATTCGGTCCTGGGTTTTACCACTAGGATTCCGAATGACGTTTTCCGAGCTAGGGCTCGCACCGGCGATTTTGCGCGCGGTGACAGCCGAAGGGTACACCAACCCCACTCCCATTCAACTCCAGGCCATTCCCCACGTTGCCGAAGGTCGCGACGTGCTGGGCTGCGCCCAGACAGGCACCGGCAAGACCGCCGCGTTTGCCCTGCCGATTCTGCACCGACTGCTGCAATCGAACCGTCCGGCCGAGCGCCGGCAAAAGGTCCGTGTGCTGGTCTTGTCGCCGACTCGCGAGTTGGCGTCGCAAATCGGCCTGAGCTTTCAAACCTATGGTCGCCACACCGGCCTGCGCCACGCGGTGATCTTTGGCGGCGTGGGACAGGGGCCGCAAGTCCGCGCCCTCCGCGACGGGCTCGATGTGCTCGTCGCCACGCCGGGTCGCTTGCTCGACTTGGTGAATCAAGGCTACGCCGACCTGAGCGGCGTCGAGGTGTTAGTGCTGGATGAAGCCGACCGAATGTTCGACATGGGTTTCTTGCCCGACCTGCGCCGGCTGATTGCCTTGCTGCCGACCAAGCGTCAGACATTGCTTTTCTCGGCCACCATGCCGGGACCGATCGAGCAATTGGCTGTGGCCATCCTGCGCGATCCAGTTCACGTCCGTGTGGCATCGGTGCAAAAGACGACCGACCTGATCGACCAATCGGTCTGCTTCGTCCCCAAGGCGGACAAGACGAACTTGCTGATTCGGCAATTGAAAGAGCCAGGCGTCACTCGGGCGATCGTTTTCACTCGCACCAAGAACGGCGCTGATCGGGTAGTCCGCAAGCTAATCGGGGCCAACCTGCGCGCCGAGGCGATCCACGGCAACAAGAGCCAGAACGCCCGACAGCGCGCCTTGCTGGCTTTCAAGACCAACCGGATTCGCGTGCTGGTGGCGACCGATCTGGCGGCCCGCGGCATTGACGTCGATGGCGTGTCGCACGTGATCAACTTTGACATCCCGCACGAGCCCGAAACCTACGTCCACCGCATTGGCCGAACCGGTCGCGCCGGGGCCGAAGGGGTGGCCATCGCTTATTGCGACGGCGAAGAGCGGAGCATGCTGCGGGCGATCGAAAAGTTGATGCGGCAGCAAGTCCGCGTGAACGAAGACCATCCGTACCACGAAGCGGCCCAGCGCCAAGCGCCGGCGGCCTCGCAGGGAACGCCACATCAGCAGCACGGCAAGCGGCCACACGGTAAGCCGGCCTTCGGCAAGCGCCCGCAATCGGCCAGCCGTGGCCAGGTGAACCACTCGGGCGGTTCCGGCAAGCGTTTTCATCAGAAGAAGAAGCGCACGGTCATCAGCGCACGGGGCTAAACGCCGTTGCAAACTCTTTTGCGCAACATCCACAAGCCCAGGGGTTCCACCTCCTGGGCTTTTTTCGTTTCGGTTACACTGTCAAGGGCCGAAAGCTCGATAGGGTTGGCGAGCACAAGGCCCCCGGTCATTGACCGGGGGCTAATGGTTTTATGTTCAAAACAGCATCGCGAGCAGCCATGAAAGAAATCTTGCTGGTCGGCGTCGGGGGTGGCCTGGGCGCCATCGCGCGGATGAAATTTGGCGGCCTGGTGCTGCACCACTGGCCCAACTGGCGCTTCCCGATCAGCACCTTCGCGGTCAATACAATCGGCTGTCTGATGGCGGGGTTCCTCAGCGGCTTGGTCATCAAGCAGGACTGGTTCACCGAGCAGACACGACTATTCCTGTTCACCGGCTTGCTCGGCGGCTTCACCACCTTCTCGGCCTTCGGCGTCGACACGGTCACTCTATTGCAGCGCGGCGAGGTGGCCGTGGCGCTCGCCTATGCCGTGCTGAGCGTCGCCGTCGGCGTGGCCGCCCTCTGGCTCGCCCTGGCCGTGATCCCGCACGCCCGGTGAGGGCTGAATCGCCGTGATCGCTTTAGGTCGCTGCGGGGATGTATCCCCACGAGGGTTTCCTGATTCGCTGGCTTGGGCTGTTTCCCCCACCGGCCACCTGAATTACTTCTTCAAGCCGGAGTTCAAAGGCGGCATCGCGGAGTGGGGCAGGAAAAACAATCAATGATAAACGCGAAACGATAAACGAAGGGAGTAGGCTGCCTTTATCGTTCATCGTTCACACGTCATCGTTTCCTCATTGCTCCGTCGTTTTCCGCTTCCCGCCGATGCCGTTCGGGCCCATGCGCCACGACACGCCGGCGCCGGTGAACCACTCGTCGATCGTGCCCCCCACGCGCCACCCGATACGGGCGTCCAACTGGAAGTTCGGCGTGATGTAGTAGTACCAGCCGTAGTTGTGGAAGTGGTCGGGCCGGTTGTCGGCCAGCCCACGGTGCATGAACATGAACCATTCGACGTACATTCCCAGCCGCGGCGCAATCTGAAAGTACGACGACACCGACTGCGAGCCCAGCACGTTGTAGCCGCGCTGATAGTCGACAATCCCTTGCCCCGGCAGCCCGAACACAGGATTCGGCGTGGTCAACCAGTCGACGCCGGTATTACCACGGAAGAACCACCACTTGCGGACCTGCCAGTTGTAGATGTACGAGAAGCCGGGCTGGACGGTCTGGGCCGAGTAGGGGCTGTTGCCGGTCGGCACGTCCATGCGACCGACGAATGTTTGCAACGGAATCCAGTCGTCCTGGTCGTGCAGAATGTATTTGAATCCCAGGTTCAAGTCGCCGAAACCTTCCACGTTTTGCGACTGCCCAGTGCCCGGGTCACTGTAGCGGGTGCTGGTGTAGCCCAAGTTGGTCTTCATGCGCAGTTCAAAACGGTCACTGGTACCGACACGAACGAGCGCCTCGGGCACGGTGTTTCGCGCGTAGGTCTGGCCGGGGTCGGTGTGATACCGATAGCTCCAGCCGGTCTCGACCTGGGTCACGCCGCGCCCGACCACGGTGGCCACGTCGGTGAAGTCAGGGCGGTCGGTGTTGATGAGCTTCATCGCGTCAAATTTGTCGTCGACCGGCATGTTCAACATGTTGGGGCGGTTCGTATAGAAGAACCGCCGCGGATTCCA
The window above is part of the Planctomycetota bacterium genome. Proteins encoded here:
- a CDS encoding transporter, with product MPAQSYLRLRVVVTACVALFGLVATAPVVHGEGLVRVAAAPVANDDVDALGSEQQQIQLAQVLGPFDSSPRLGDLNWSTAGRETEPGREEYPHIFSTDVWNPRRFFYTNRPNMLNMPVDDKFDAMKLINTDRPDFTDVATVVGRGVTQVETGWSYRYHTDPGQTYARNTVPEALVRVGTSDRFELRMKTNLGYTSTRYSDPGTGQSQNVEGFGDLNLGFKYILHDQDDWIPLQTFVGRMDVPTGNSPYSAQTVQPGFSYIYNWQVRKWWFFRGNTGVDWLTTPNPVFGLPGQGIVDYQRGYNVLGSQSVSSYFQIAPRLGMYVEWFMFMHRGLADNRPDHFHNYGWYYYITPNFQLDARIGWRVGGTIDEWFTGAGVSWRMGPNGIGGKRKTTEQ
- a CDS encoding DEAD/DEAH box helicase; translation: MTFSELGLAPAILRAVTAEGYTNPTPIQLQAIPHVAEGRDVLGCAQTGTGKTAAFALPILHRLLQSNRPAERRQKVRVLVLSPTRELASQIGLSFQTYGRHTGLRHAVIFGGVGQGPQVRALRDGLDVLVATPGRLLDLVNQGYADLSGVEVLVLDEADRMFDMGFLPDLRRLIALLPTKRQTLLFSATMPGPIEQLAVAILRDPVHVRVASVQKTTDLIDQSVCFVPKADKTNLLIRQLKEPGVTRAIVFTRTKNGADRVVRKLIGANLRAEAIHGNKSQNARQRALLAFKTNRIRVLVATDLAARGIDVDGVSHVINFDIPHEPETYVHRIGRTGRAGAEGVAIAYCDGEERSMLRAIEKLMRQQVRVNEDHPYHEAAQRQAPAASQGTPHQQHGKRPHGKPAFGKRPQSASRGQVNHSGGSGKRFHQKKKRTVISARG
- a CDS encoding nucleoside monophosphate kinase, with product MTYPKEPDRTVQDLEIKDAHLIFNSVWETLEEEVGHESLRFPKEIILLGGAPGSGKGTNTRFIMQARGLTDQVIVISDLLDTPEAQRIKDAGGMVGDKEVVGILLRRLLQPRYRDGVLLDGFPRTRVQVECLKLLVDKIDQLHNEYESTPLAIHFRRPTIHAMVLFVYESTSIQRQLSRGAQIAAHNKEVQETGVGHLIELRTTDLSEEAARRRYRVFKEQTWDALQSLKDLYHYHFVNAEGSIDDVEANILKELQYQSSLELEARTYDRLTPIPLADEISLHARQELVRRLDSYELEHTELFIRVVDLIKSKFMPIIARHAISGRAIINSEDHIFGDPLALSMLIDIFSERGFHAVVDKHIQEIPERVDLETGQIQVRTKAVYRSQISFRGSEIRRG
- the crcB gene encoding fluoride efflux transporter CrcB; its protein translation is MKEILLVGVGGGLGAIARMKFGGLVLHHWPNWRFPISTFAVNTIGCLMAGFLSGLVIKQDWFTEQTRLFLFTGLLGGFTTFSAFGVDTVTLLQRGEVAVALAYAVLSVAVGVAALWLALAVIPHAR